A section of the Candidatus Tisiphia endosymbiont of Nedyus quadrimaculatus genome encodes:
- a CDS encoding ATP-binding protein, translating to MLLDKLGLVGMKMQLAESSNLTNDVPTTSVYDVLKKLLEAECEYKKSRSLGYRLQLAKFPTIKLLSDTCQAKLVENIDIQKVIDNHQNIMFIGGSGSAKTHLAIGLAFTAIEKSYRVRFYTLNELASQLLNARIHNYESKFIDSVKRFHLIVVDELGYVPIKGEARFLLFELFAKLYEQTSVIITTHLRFEEWNDMFGNAKATKVIIDRLTHHCQIIETGNKSFRGGKDVD from the coding sequence GTGTTATTAGATAAATTAGGTTTAGTCGGTATGAAGATGCAGTTAGCTGAGTCAAGTAATTTAACAAATGATGTCCCTACTACTAGTGTGTATGATGTGTTAAAGAAACTTCTTGAAGCAGAGTGTGAATATAAGAAGTCACGCTCGCTAGGTTATAGGTTGCAACTAGCTAAGTTCCCAACCATAAAGTTACTATCAGATACATGCCAAGCTAAATTGGTTGAAAATATTGATATACAAAAAGTGATTGATAATCATCAGAATATCATGTTCATAGGTGGTTCTGGGTCTGCAAAAACTCATCTAGCAATTGGTTTGGCGTTCACCGCCATTGAAAAAAGTTACAGGGTAAGATTTTATACTTTAAATGAATTAGCTAGCCAATTGCTTAATGCTAGAATCCATAATTATGAAAGCAAATTCATCGATTCAGTTAAGAGATTCCATCTGATTGTAGTAGATGAATTAGGCTATGTACCAATAAAAGGCGAAGCTAGATTCCTGTTATTTGAGTTATTTGCTAAATTGTATGAGCAAACTTCAGTGATCATTACTACCCATTTGAGATTTGAAGAATGGAATGATATGTTTGGTAATGCTAAGGCAACAAAAGTAATTATCGATAGATTGACACATCATTGTCAAATCATAGAAACTGGTAATAAAAGTTTTAGAGGAGGGAAAGATGTAGATTAA
- a CDS encoding ankyrin repeat domain-containing protein, with protein sequence MKDEKAFQDVFRTTCDRKLEVLKNFETQDLIDAQNIHGATVLMFEAQEGHNESVKLLYFAGANVNLQSDKGNTAIMCAAHSGHLETVKLLILCEAEVNATNSKGNTSLIIAAQYGYTDIVQLLCKNEADVNFQNEKGETALIFAVAHNRTDVVEMLLKYEADVNLTNANENTPLMWAAQHNNEEMANALLKKGAKVNLQDKEGNTALITAVYAKHPKMINFLLDHRADKTIRNNDGKTAVDLAKESSNTEMMQLLCYEVADINPQNNDMLL encoded by the coding sequence ATGAAAGACGAAAAGGCATTTCAGGATGTATTTCGTACAACCTGTGATAGAAAATTGGAAGTATTAAAGAACTTCGAAACACAAGATTTGATAGATGCTCAAAATATACATGGAGCAACAGTTCTAATGTTTGAAGCACAAGAGGGTCACAACGAATCAGTTAAGTTGTTATACTTTGCAGGAGCTAACGTAAATCTTCAAAGTGATAAAGGCAATACGGCTATAATGTGTGCAGCCCATAGCGGACACTTAGAGACAGTTAAGTTACTAATATTGTGTGAAGCTGAAGTAAATGCTACAAATAGTAAAGGGAATACATCTCTAATTATAGCAGCCCAGTATGGTTATACAGACATAGTTCAGTTATTATGTAAGAACGAAGCTGATGTAAATTTCCAAAATGAAAAGGGAGAGACAGCTCTAATATTTGCAGTCGCACATAATCGTACAGACGTAGTTGAGATGCTACTCAAATATGAAGCTGATGTAAATCTCACAAATGCTAATGAGAATACACCTCTAATGTGGGCAGCACAACACAATAATGAAGAAATGGCTAATGCACTACTAAAGAAAGGGGCTAAAGTAAATCTTCAAGATAAGGAGGGAAATACAGCACTAATAACTGCAGTATATGCAAAGCATCCAAAAATGATTAATTTTCTACTCGACCATAGAGCTGATAAGACTATCCGCAATAACGACGGAAAGACAGCTGTAGATTTAGCAAAAGAAAGTAGTAATACAGAGATGATGCAGTTATTATGCTATGAAGTAGCGGATATAAATCCCCAAAATAATGATATGCTTCTATAG
- the folP gene encoding dihydropteroate synthase, with protein MIYISLGSNLSNRLDNLWASVNLIRQYCLSNIRCSIILETKAILPCNASDDWDKPFLNMIVAGETNLSPTELLQSLQNIEITIGRPRKHELWAPRIIDLDILFYNDLIINTKYLVIPHPKLENRDFLKHLLALMGKEPWKFQPSIENSFIKSSVLNPRLVGIVNITKDSFSDGGNFYETNKAIEQVIKLVEDGASVIEIGAQSTRPNATIQPIESKYAKLDEVLEELAPIITDKKIDISVDTLHPFIAVNLIEKYHIRWINDVGGGFDDNTLRAIAKAGCKFCLMHSITIPPSKNQIIPLNVKPIDYLIQWGKGAIQRLTKLGFTLENIVLDPGIGFGKTAYQNIEILRSIDQLKSLGSLIMIGHSRKSYIHAFSEEPHAYARDIETIGASLAIKDKVDFLRVHNVKDHMKALVAYHSSNNE; from the coding sequence ATGATTTATATAAGCTTGGGATCAAATTTAAGTAATCGTCTCGATAATTTATGGGCATCTGTTAACTTAATTAGGCAATATTGTTTATCAAATATTAGATGTTCTATCATTCTTGAAACTAAGGCAATTTTACCATGTAACGCTTCTGATGACTGGGATAAGCCATTTTTAAATATGATAGTTGCTGGAGAGACAAACTTATCACCAACAGAATTATTGCAATCATTGCAAAATATAGAAATAACCATAGGACGTCCTAGAAAGCATGAACTATGGGCCCCACGTATTATTGATTTAGATATTTTGTTTTATAACGATCTAATTATAAACACAAAGTATCTTGTTATTCCCCACCCTAAACTGGAAAATCGTGATTTTCTCAAACATCTATTAGCATTAATGGGTAAAGAGCCATGGAAATTCCAACCAAGTATAGAGAACTCTTTTATAAAAAGCTCTGTCTTAAATCCTCGGTTGGTAGGAATCGTTAATATAACTAAGGATTCTTTTTCAGATGGCGGAAATTTTTATGAAACAAATAAAGCTATAGAACAAGTGATAAAGCTTGTAGAAGATGGAGCTAGCGTTATTGAAATTGGTGCTCAATCAACAAGGCCTAATGCAACTATTCAACCTATTGAATCTAAATACGCTAAGTTAGATGAAGTGTTAGAGGAACTAGCCCCTATTATTACTGATAAAAAGATCGATATAAGTGTTGATACATTACATCCTTTTATTGCTGTAAATCTTATAGAAAAATATCATATAAGATGGATTAATGATGTTGGTGGAGGGTTTGATGATAACACATTAAGGGCTATAGCAAAAGCTGGTTGCAAATTTTGTCTTATGCACTCTATTACTATTCCACCAAGCAAAAATCAGATTATACCCTTAAACGTCAAACCAATTGATTATCTGATTCAATGGGGTAAGGGTGCTATACAAAGGCTTACTAAGCTTGGATTTACTCTAGAGAATATCGTTCTAGATCCTGGTATAGGGTTTGGCAAGACAGCTTATCAAAATATTGAAATATTAAGAAGTATAGATCAGCTTAAAAGCTTAGGTTCTTTGATAATGATAGGCCATTCTAGAAAATCATATATTCATGCTTTTTCTGAAGAACCCCATGCTTATGCTAGAGACATAGAAACAATTGGAGCTTCCTTGGCTATTAAAGATAAAGTAGATTTTTTACGAGTACATAATGTGAAAGATCATATGAAGGCTTTGGTTGCATATCACTCATCTAATAACGAGTAA
- the istA gene encoding IS21 family transposase encodes MESKRKILGRYRRGEGIRSISRELNISRNTVRSIIRTQGEIKSDYIRIIQPIPKLGKYIESLERMLRDNKNSKPKKTGKALFEELKIYGYQGSYSAVSRYINTWNDRNFEINIKACVPLSFAPGEAYQFDWSSKQVILAGEIINVKVAHFVLCYSRKKFIYIYPTEAQEMVFDAHVRAFTFFGGSPTKGIYDNMKTAVSKVLKGSNNREWNPKFEKLCAHYLIEPIACSPARGNEKGRVERQVQIDREQFFTPMPKALTLQELNDILTSRLVTYNSSHKHPEYKDKTIDEAYQLERNFLVSVPVLFNGCKEIDIKVSITCLARYESNNYSVHCSCAGKIVQCKIYAEHLVFIYNGQEVGRHKRKFTKGETCYDVNHYLPILRYKPGALRNGEPFLNMNLPEELIEVRRRLESSPAGTRDFAHILSYIAMESIEAVVSACTQALKIGTVSKEVILNIILHVNSG; translated from the coding sequence ATGGAAAGTAAGAGAAAGATATTAGGACGTTATCGTCGTGGAGAAGGTATACGTTCAATAAGTAGAGAATTAAATATATCACGTAATACAGTTAGAAGTATCATTCGTACGCAAGGAGAGATTAAATCTGATTATATACGAATAATTCAACCTATACCTAAACTCGGGAAATATATTGAGAGTCTTGAGAGGATGTTGCGGGATAATAAGAATTCAAAGCCTAAAAAAACAGGGAAAGCTTTATTTGAGGAGTTAAAGATTTATGGGTATCAAGGCAGTTACTCTGCTGTTAGTCGTTATATTAACACTTGGAATGATAGAAATTTTGAGATTAATATAAAAGCTTGCGTACCTTTATCCTTTGCTCCTGGGGAAGCTTACCAATTTGACTGGAGTAGTAAGCAAGTAATATTAGCTGGAGAAATAATAAATGTTAAAGTAGCTCACTTTGTTTTGTGTTATAGCCGTAAAAAATTTATCTATATTTATCCTACTGAAGCTCAAGAGATGGTATTTGATGCACATGTTAGAGCCTTTACTTTTTTTGGTGGTAGTCCAACTAAAGGGATTTATGATAATATGAAGACTGCTGTCAGTAAGGTTTTAAAAGGCTCTAATAATAGAGAATGGAATCCAAAGTTTGAAAAGCTCTGCGCACATTATCTCATTGAACCGATAGCATGTTCTCCAGCTCGAGGTAATGAAAAAGGTAGGGTTGAGCGACAAGTACAGATTGACCGGGAACAGTTCTTTACTCCTATGCCAAAAGCTTTAACCTTGCAAGAATTAAACGATATATTAACCAGCAGATTAGTTACTTATAATAGCTCTCATAAACACCCCGAATATAAAGATAAGACTATAGATGAAGCATATCAACTAGAACGTAATTTTTTAGTATCCGTGCCTGTATTATTTAACGGTTGCAAAGAAATAGATATCAAGGTTTCTATTACTTGTTTGGCTAGATATGAAAGCAATAATTATAGCGTTCACTGTAGTTGTGCTGGGAAAATAGTACAATGTAAGATATATGCTGAACATCTAGTATTTATTTATAATGGTCAAGAGGTAGGTCGTCATAAACGGAAATTTACTAAGGGAGAAACTTGTTATGACGTCAATCATTATCTGCCAATATTAAGGTATAAACCCGGAGCATTAAGAAATGGTGAACCATTCCTTAATATGAATTTACCAGAAGAGCTCATAGAAGTTAGAAGACGTCTTGAGAGCAGCCCAGCAGGTACAAGAGATTTTGCTCATATATTATCGTATATAGCAATGGAATCCATAGAAGCAGTAGTATCAGCATGCACCCAAGCACTAAAAATAGGAACTGTTAGTAAGGAGGTAATTTTAAATATTATATTACACGTCAATTCGGGATAA
- a CDS encoding AAA family ATPase, which produces MIVELSDINTRLKGTDTVKESNKLPRMRVGTDDFKTLLLNSDVFVDKSLMIKELLEDSGEVILITRPRRWGKSLNMDMIRRFFEIEIDERGNPLSVENQNNIKLFTGGEIDLGLATGRKKLLQKLKVTEYPHIILEYQGQFPVIFITFKSVEGSSYHDIEQGVKSQLRKLFQSHRYLANSDKLASDERADFNHYLFEEVTLDNIKNSLAILSHLLYKHYNKKPWVLIDEYDTPINSAYRRFGTNETEFQNVLDIFRGIMKSTFKRETGDQELPVERGVITGILRIAKAELFSGLNNVREYSLLDKKFAMSYGFTQIEVDELLTKVPLTTSPKKIKDWYNGYKFGGEIIYNPWSIMQCLASEGELDYYWVDSGGTGWIDNVLLSDEMQQDIQVLAAGKAIIAPIMKQISFIDINSRSGLFSLLLFSGYLNPTAVEPTRNIFELAAPNEEVKFIYETRLLQWLGKQLQMDSSLYYPLMSLLPAGKIEEFKQRMQELLLNSTSFHQVGEKKAELFYSGFMLGIVNMLAPSYIISSEQESGDGRPDVIMIPKAGKEDNAIIIEYKIAKNTEDLALVAQMGLKQIIDKQYDTKIKEHSHVKKIIKLSMAFHGKNMDLQYQVTEI; this is translated from the coding sequence ATGATAGTTGAACTTTCAGACATTAATACACGTCTCAAGGGAACTGATACTGTTAAGGAGAGTAATAAGTTGCCTAGAATGAGGGTAGGTACTGATGACTTTAAAACGTTATTGTTAAATAGTGATGTATTTGTTGATAAAAGCTTGATGATCAAAGAATTACTAGAAGATAGTGGAGAAGTAATTCTTATCACTCGTCCAAGACGTTGGGGTAAGAGCTTGAACATGGATATGATTAGGAGATTCTTTGAAATAGAAATAGATGAGCGTGGCAATCCCTTATCAGTAGAGAATCAGAACAATATCAAATTATTTACAGGTGGAGAAATAGATTTAGGACTTGCAACTGGTAGAAAAAAATTACTTCAAAAGCTCAAAGTAACTGAGTATCCACATATTATTTTGGAATATCAAGGCCAATTCCCCGTAATATTCATCACCTTTAAAAGCGTAGAAGGCTCAAGCTATCACGATATTGAACAAGGTGTAAAAAGCCAGTTACGGAAATTATTTCAGTCACATAGATATTTAGCTAATAGTGATAAGCTTGCATCAGATGAACGAGCAGATTTCAACCACTATTTATTTGAGGAAGTAACTCTAGACAATATCAAAAATAGTTTGGCTATTTTAAGCCACTTGCTGTACAAACATTACAATAAAAAGCCTTGGGTATTGATTGATGAATATGATACGCCCATTAATAGTGCTTACAGGCGTTTTGGTACTAATGAAACAGAATTTCAAAATGTACTAGACATTTTTCGTGGAATCATGAAATCTACTTTTAAAAGGGAAACTGGCGATCAGGAATTACCAGTTGAACGGGGAGTTATTACAGGAATTCTGCGAATTGCCAAAGCTGAGTTGTTTTCTGGGCTAAATAATGTTCGGGAATATAGTTTGTTAGATAAAAAATTTGCTATGAGCTATGGATTTACCCAGATAGAAGTAGATGAGTTATTAACTAAAGTGCCACTTACTACTAGTCCAAAAAAAATTAAGGATTGGTATAATGGTTATAAATTTGGAGGAGAAATCATCTATAATCCTTGGTCAATTATGCAATGTTTAGCAAGTGAAGGTGAGCTTGATTATTATTGGGTTGACAGTGGAGGAACTGGTTGGATTGATAATGTTTTATTGTCAGATGAGATGCAGCAGGATATTCAAGTATTAGCTGCTGGTAAAGCTATTATTGCTCCTATTATGAAACAGATAAGTTTTATTGATATTAATTCACGTTCAGGTTTGTTTAGCTTATTATTATTTAGTGGCTATTTGAATCCTACCGCTGTTGAGCCAACAAGAAATATTTTTGAATTAGCGGCTCCAAATGAAGAAGTAAAATTTATTTATGAAACTAGATTATTGCAATGGCTTGGTAAACAATTACAAATGGATAGCTCATTATATTATCCGTTAATGAGCTTACTGCCAGCTGGTAAAATAGAGGAGTTTAAACAAAGAATGCAGGAGTTGCTGCTGAATAGTACTAGTTTTCATCAAGTGGGAGAGAAAAAGGCCGAATTATTTTACAGTGGCTTTATGTTAGGGATTGTTAACATGCTAGCACCGAGCTATATAATATCAAGTGAGCAAGAATCAGGTGATGGACGCCCTGATGTAATCATGATCCCCAAGGCTGGTAAAGAAGATAATGCAATTATTATTGAGTACAAGATTGCCAAAAATACAGAAGATTTAGCCTTGGTAGCCCAAATGGGATTAAAACAGATTATAGATAAACAATATGACACTAAGATAAAAGAACATTCTCACGTCAAAAAAATCATTAAACTTTCGATGGCTTTTCATGGTAAAAATATGGATTTACAATATCAGGTTACAGAGATTTAG
- the istA gene encoding IS21 family transposase encodes MNLIVRNFRREYEARGGQVFIPLNFEAGQAFQFDWGEEEICLNGEVTRVKAARIKLCYSRYSLVVVYPNEQLEMVMDAHDQAFKFFAGCCKNGIYDNMKTAVKKILIGKDRIFNEKFIQMVSHHLFEPLACSPASGWEKGQVEKQVGDTRRNFFTPILKGDSYEAINIQLREMSIEWAKTKRHPEFTERTILEIYEEEKAYLIGYRGQFTGYRLHPTTVSPLSLIQYDSNMYSVPCEYVGLSVQIKSYAWQIVILHESKIIAEHVRSFKRYQKNYNPWHYIAALERKPGALRNGGPFKELMSLSPEIFGKLRNKLETYKDGDKQFIDILLLVNKYGLEKVTNACNLTIAAGGCSSKLVEQYLLQPAMKLDIQETEFIQLKNPPDADCSIYSKLHLTTEVN; translated from the coding sequence GTGAATCTAATTGTACGAAACTTCCGTAGAGAATACGAGGCAAGGGGCGGGCAAGTTTTTATTCCATTAAATTTTGAAGCTGGTCAGGCGTTTCAGTTTGATTGGGGAGAGGAAGAAATATGTTTAAATGGGGAGGTTACTAGAGTTAAAGCAGCGAGAATAAAGCTATGCTATAGTCGTTATTCTTTGGTAGTGGTTTATCCTAATGAGCAGCTGGAAATGGTTATGGATGCCCATGATCAAGCTTTCAAGTTTTTTGCTGGTTGTTGTAAGAATGGTATTTATGACAATATGAAGACGGCTGTCAAAAAAATATTGATTGGCAAGGATCGTATCTTTAACGAGAAGTTTATCCAAATGGTCTCTCACCATTTATTTGAGCCACTTGCCTGTAGTCCAGCATCAGGATGGGAGAAAGGACAGGTTGAGAAACAAGTAGGAGACACTAGACGTAACTTTTTTACTCCAATATTGAAAGGAGATAGTTATGAAGCTATTAACATTCAGCTAAGAGAGATGTCTATAGAGTGGGCTAAAACTAAAAGACATCCTGAATTTACAGAAAGAACGATTCTAGAAATATATGAGGAAGAGAAGGCATATTTAATAGGATATAGAGGGCAGTTTACCGGTTATAGATTACATCCAACGACCGTATCACCTTTGAGTTTAATACAATACGACAGCAATATGTATAGTGTTCCGTGTGAATATGTGGGACTTAGCGTACAGATTAAATCCTATGCTTGGCAAATAGTGATTTTACATGAAAGCAAGATTATTGCAGAGCATGTTCGTAGTTTTAAACGCTATCAGAAGAATTATAATCCATGGCACTATATAGCAGCTCTAGAACGTAAACCCGGTGCTTTACGTAATGGTGGACCGTTCAAAGAGTTAATGAGTTTGTCACCTGAGATATTTGGCAAACTACGAAATAAGTTAGAGACTTACAAGGATGGTGATAAACAATTTATAGATATCCTGCTACTTGTTAATAAGTATGGATTAGAAAAGGTAACAAATGCTTGTAACCTAACAATTGCTGCTGGCGGCTGTAGCTCTAAATTAGTTGAGCAATATTTGTTGCAACCAGCAATGAAACTAGATATCCAAGAGACTGAGTTTATTCAGCTAAAAAATCCTCCTGATGCTGATTGTAGTATTTATAGCAAGTTGCATTTAACAACGGAGGTAAATTAA
- a CDS encoding palindromic element RPE1 domain-containing protein encodes MFNKNVFKLSIIDFRIWLHLGCTEEEKVHPQMISFNIDLCFKVCPQGAYTDKLKDVVCYLKIVELITVFCQGKCFNVVEHLTESIYKAIFDYLNSFQHLIQSIKIETRKVSPPVPNIHGGISWTHYINFINRPLAKFAYAKEFVGNTESRPAAYSNVREEQSTGITHKLPAEVELRKRSNEDA; translated from the coding sequence ATATTCAATAAAAATGTTTTTAAGCTTTCTATTATAGATTTTCGTATTTGGCTTCATCTTGGATGTACTGAGGAAGAGAAGGTTCATCCCCAAATGATTAGTTTCAATATTGACTTGTGTTTTAAGGTGTGTCCTCAAGGTGCTTATACAGATAAGCTAAAGGATGTTGTTTGTTATCTTAAGATAGTTGAGTTAATTACCGTTTTTTGTCAAGGAAAGTGCTTTAATGTTGTTGAGCATTTGACAGAATCTATTTATAAGGCAATTTTTGATTACTTAAATTCATTCCAACATCTAATCCAATCAATTAAAATTGAGACTCGTAAAGTTTCTCCTCCTGTACCCAACATTCATGGGGGTATTAGTTGGACGCATTACATTAATTTTATTAATAGACCTCTTGCGAAATTCGCTTATGCTAAGGAATTTGTAGGAAACACGGAATCTCGACCCGCAGCGTACTCAAATGTACGTGAGGAGCAGAGTACCGGTATCACGCACAAATTACCAGCAGAAGTAGAATTACGCAAGAGGTCTAATGAGGATGCGTGA
- a CDS encoding LuxR C-terminal-related transcriptional regulator → MYYVDGKAIKAIARELNISKNTVKKVICSNQTKFELAKYSKGKPVLGNHLEVLNQLLAENSKESVRRRMTAAIPTASDIGLYRKLRICESNCTKLP, encoded by the coding sequence ATGTATTACGTTGATGGCAAAGCAATTAAAGCAATTGCTAGAGAACTGAATATATCAAAGAATACAGTAAAAAAAGTCATTTGCAGCAATCAAACTAAATTTGAGTTAGCAAAATATAGCAAAGGTAAGCCTGTTCTTGGCAATCATCTTGAAGTACTAAATCAGCTATTAGCAGAGAATAGCAAGGAGTCGGTTCGACGTAGAATGACGGCAGCTATACCAACAGCTTCAGATATCGGGTTATACAGGAAGTTACGAATCTGTGAATCTAATTGTACGAAACTTCCGTAG
- a CDS encoding dihydrofolate reductase: MISKQSISIIGIMAATKDGVIGRNNALPWYYLDEIKHFRAITC; the protein is encoded by the coding sequence ATGATAAGCAAACAATCTATATCTATTATAGGAATCATGGCAGCAACAAAAGATGGGGTCATAGGACGTAATAATGCCTTACCATGGTATTATCTAGATGAAATCAAGCATTTTAGAGCTATTACCTGTTAA
- a CDS encoding IS982 family transposase has translation MKKDITELYSFIDDFCKIYLEYEQRKLLPSNKQRNRCCSMSLSEMLTIIIMFHTSYAKNFKFFYKSYIECMHKDDFPKALSYNRFVELMARLFIPLNMLIHLLFGEETGIYFIDSTTIKACHNKRRYSNKVFKGLAKHSKSSMGYFYGFKLHVIINNKGEFMALKVTKGNVDDRVPVPELTKRLTGIIAADKGYIKQNLFLNLYERGLKMIHGIKKNMENKLMDLKEKILLRKRNLIETVFDYLKNKMNLEHTRHRSPINAFVHILSTLVAYSLKKNKPSTKFDFNLHVLNILIPN, from the coding sequence ATGAAAAAAGATATCACAGAATTATATAGTTTTATAGATGATTTTTGTAAAATTTATTTGGAGTATGAACAGAGAAAGTTATTACCATCAAATAAGCAGAGAAATCGCTGTTGTAGCATGAGTTTAAGTGAAATGTTAACAATAATAATTATGTTTCATACATCCTATGCTAAGAATTTTAAATTTTTCTATAAAAGTTATATAGAGTGCATGCATAAGGATGATTTCCCTAAAGCCTTGAGTTATAATAGATTTGTTGAATTAATGGCACGATTATTCATACCGCTAAATATGTTGATTCATTTGTTGTTTGGTGAGGAAACAGGTATTTATTTTATTGACTCTACAACGATTAAAGCTTGTCACAATAAAAGGCGTTATAGCAATAAAGTTTTTAAAGGATTAGCCAAACATAGTAAATCCTCTATGGGGTATTTTTATGGTTTTAAATTACATGTAATAATCAATAATAAAGGGGAGTTTATGGCATTAAAAGTGACCAAAGGCAATGTAGATGATAGGGTTCCAGTACCGGAGTTAACAAAAAGATTAACTGGAATTATAGCAGCTGATAAAGGTTATATTAAGCAAAATTTGTTCTTAAATTTATATGAAAGAGGCTTAAAAATGATTCATGGAATTAAGAAGAATATGGAAAATAAATTAATGGATTTGAAAGAAAAAATCTTACTTCGAAAGCGTAACTTAATTGAAACAGTTTTTGATTATCTAAAAAATAAAATGAACCTTGAACATACTAGACATAGATCACCAATAAATGCCTTTGTCCATATATTATCTACTCTTGTTGCTTATTCATTAAAGAAAAATAAACCTTCAACAAAATTTGATTTTAATCTACATGTTCTCAATATCCTTATCCCGAATTGA